In the genome of Mycobacterium kansasii ATCC 12478, one region contains:
- a CDS encoding haloacid dehalogenase-like hydrolase codes for MRLWPLRLLAAALTPVLTLTGCSYTGRHSDAAAHNCRIVAADPGWYGDNRERIDALINRLGSCGKTGSVAAGAPLALFDWDNTMVRNDVGSATFFWMINNSKVRQPAGGSWSTTSAYLTTEAAAALAAACGGLADPGQPLPTGSSTGCADELVAVYATRETRSGATAFTGYNHRRIQPGDAWAAQLLAGWTDAEVTEFATAARKQNLDATQGSEQTVGSTRQTGWVRYYTQMRDLVGTLQADGFDVRIISASAEPVVRVWATGIGIPADHVMGVRTDHDGDVLTSRLAVCGGEPSIPFNEGKRCRVNEQVFGVESAAAFQQSPEQRRQVFAAGDSDGDVTFVTDATELRLVLNRNQIELMCWAYANADGKWMVNPVFINPLPVSPPYRCATQGFNEPDGGQAPLRQADGTVLPDQQDRVH; via the coding sequence CTGGCCTTTGCGCCTGCTTGCCGCTGCGCTGACACCGGTGCTGACCCTCACCGGTTGTAGCTACACCGGCCGACATTCGGATGCGGCCGCGCACAACTGCCGCATCGTGGCCGCCGACCCGGGTTGGTATGGCGACAATCGCGAGCGCATCGACGCGCTGATCAACCGGCTGGGCAGCTGCGGAAAGACCGGATCTGTTGCCGCCGGCGCTCCCCTGGCGTTGTTCGACTGGGACAACACCATGGTCCGAAACGACGTCGGGAGTGCGACGTTCTTCTGGATGATCAACAACTCCAAAGTGCGTCAGCCTGCCGGCGGCAGCTGGTCCACCACCAGCGCATACCTCACCACCGAAGCCGCGGCGGCGTTGGCCGCCGCTTGCGGTGGCCTCGCGGATCCCGGACAACCGCTGCCCACCGGCTCCAGCACCGGCTGCGCTGATGAGCTGGTGGCCGTTTATGCCACGCGCGAAACCCGTTCGGGTGCAACCGCGTTCACTGGTTACAACCACCGCCGCATACAACCCGGCGACGCCTGGGCGGCCCAGCTGCTGGCCGGCTGGACCGACGCCGAGGTCACCGAATTCGCTACCGCGGCCAGGAAGCAGAACCTCGACGCCACCCAGGGATCCGAGCAGACCGTGGGCAGTACCCGACAGACCGGTTGGGTGCGCTACTACACACAGATGCGAGACCTCGTCGGCACGCTGCAAGCCGACGGGTTCGACGTGCGGATCATCTCCGCGTCGGCTGAGCCGGTGGTCCGGGTGTGGGCGACCGGCATCGGCATCCCGGCTGACCACGTGATGGGCGTGCGCACGGACCATGACGGTGACGTTCTGACGTCTCGCCTGGCAGTGTGTGGCGGCGAACCGTCGATCCCCTTCAACGAGGGCAAGCGATGCCGGGTCAACGAGCAGGTGTTCGGCGTCGAGAGCGCAGCTGCCTTCCAGCAGTCTCCGGAGCAGCGTCGGCAGGTGTTCGCCGCGGGCGACTCCGACGGAGACGTGACGTTCGTCACGGACGCGACCGAACTGCGCCTCGTCCTGAATCGCAACCAGATCGAGTTGATGTGCTGGGCGTACGCCAATGCCGACGGCAAGTGGATGGTCAACCCGGTCTTTATCAATCCCCTGCCGGTGAGCCCGCCCTACCGGTGCGCAACCCAGGGATTCAACGAGCCCGACGGCGGCCAGGCGCCGCTTCGTCAAGCCGATGGCACCGTGTTGCCCGACCAGCAGGACCGGGTCCACTGA